The following coding sequences are from one Ruminococcus flavefaciens AE3010 window:
- the trmL gene encoding tRNA (uridine(34)/cytosine(34)/5-carboxymethylaminomethyluridine(34)-2'-O)-methyltransferase TrmL produces the protein MQNLNIVLVEPQIPQNTGNISRTCAVTGARLHLVRPLGFEVSDKHLKRAGLDYWDKLDITYYDSLDDFFARNKGGHFFYFTTKGLHVHSEAEYPDNAYLVFGREDKGLPEELLHDNPDSCVRIPMRNELRSLNLSNSVAIAVYEVLRQWDYPDLSREGKLTKYEW, from the coding sequence ATGCAAAACCTGAATATCGTCCTTGTAGAACCCCAGATACCGCAGAATACGGGGAATATCTCCCGAACCTGCGCCGTTACGGGAGCAAGGCTCCACCTCGTCCGTCCGCTGGGCTTCGAGGTCAGCGACAAGCATCTTAAACGTGCAGGTCTGGACTACTGGGACAAGCTGGACATCACCTATTATGACAGCCTCGATGACTTCTTCGCAAGAAATAAGGGCGGTCACTTCTTCTACTTCACCACAAAGGGACTTCACGTCCACAGTGAAGCGGAATACCCCGACAACGCCTATCTTGTATTCGGGCGTGAGGACAAAGGACTTCCCGAGGAGCTTCTCCACGATAATCCCGACAGCTGCGTAAGGATACCCATGCGCAATGAGCTGCGCAGTCTCAACCTCTCAAACTCCGTGGCAATAGCGGTATACGAGGTGCTTAGACAGTGGGACTACCCCGACCTTTCCCGTGAGGGAAAGCTTACAAAATACGAATGGTAA
- a CDS encoding DegV family protein, giving the protein MNKIAILTDSCCDLPKETIKELGIKVIPFTLTVNGESFKEIYDKSTQEFYELLEHTDEIPKHSQINPTVFEETYKELFEQGYTDIISVSINSKGSGTFNNSVIAKNDFFDNNPEAEGKMRIHNIDSKCYSLFYGYPVVEAAKKVRRGAEPEEIVAYLEDWFNVSAIYAVPFTLKYAKKSGRISAAKAFAGELLGLKPVIMFADGNTETVDKIRGEKNIVPKLVEIIEKNMTPQTPYIMLHGRDDTAAKEVEKELAKKTGKKAEMFGRIGAVVTSNIGPDLVAVVVRRKNK; this is encoded by the coding sequence ATGAATAAGATCGCTATACTTACCGATTCATGCTGCGACCTTCCAAAAGAGACTATAAAGGAGCTGGGCATAAAGGTAATTCCCTTTACTCTGACCGTTAACGGTGAGAGCTTCAAGGAGATATACGACAAGTCCACACAGGAGTTCTATGAGCTTCTTGAACATACAGACGAGATACCAAAGCATTCTCAGATAAACCCAACGGTATTCGAGGAGACCTACAAGGAGCTCTTCGAGCAGGGCTACACAGACATTATCAGCGTATCTATCAATTCCAAGGGCTCGGGAACCTTCAATAACTCCGTTATAGCCAAAAATGACTTCTTTGACAATAATCCCGAAGCCGAGGGAAAAATGCGAATCCACAATATCGACTCAAAGTGCTATTCCCTTTTCTACGGCTATCCCGTAGTGGAAGCCGCGAAGAAGGTACGCCGCGGCGCTGAGCCCGAGGAGATAGTGGCATATCTGGAGGACTGGTTCAACGTAAGCGCTATATACGCAGTTCCCTTTACTCTGAAATACGCCAAGAAATCGGGACGTATCTCCGCAGCAAAGGCATTTGCGGGAGAGCTTCTGGGACTGAAGCCCGTTATCATGTTCGCTGACGGCAATACCGAGACCGTTGACAAGATAAGGGGCGAAAAGAATATCGTTCCCAAGCTTGTTGAGATAATCGAGAAGAATATGACTCCTCAGACTCCTTATATAATGCTCCACGGCAGAGATGACACAGCGGCAAAGGAAGTGGAGAAGGAGCTTGCCAAAAAGACAGGCAAAAAGGCAGAGATGTTCGGCAGAATAGGTGCTGTTGTTACATCTAACATAGGTCCCGACCTTGTAGCCGTAGTTGTAAGACGCAAGAATAAATAA
- a CDS encoding helix-turn-helix domain-containing protein, which yields MEIGNQIKKYRGKLNWSQETLAEKAYVSRQTVSNWENGKSYPDIHSLLILGNLFNISLDELVKGDVESMKNEIEKNDVKKFNALSWLFAAEFLALPVSIIPLIKYLGWLGGVIWGILFAVTMFTAVKVEKMKKANNIQTYKEIKAFMEGKPLDEISAERKSSISSPLIKAICGAAFGFFTAAICAYLLFR from the coding sequence ATGGAAATAGGAAACCAGATCAAAAAGTACCGCGGAAAGCTGAACTGGTCACAGGAGACCCTTGCCGAAAAAGCATACGTCAGCCGCCAGACAGTTTCAAACTGGGAAAACGGCAAGAGCTACCCCGACATACACAGCCTTCTTATCCTTGGAAATCTTTTCAATATTTCTCTTGACGAATTAGTTAAAGGAGATGTTGAATCTATGAAAAATGAAATCGAAAAAAATGACGTGAAGAAATTCAATGCATTGTCATGGCTGTTTGCGGCAGAGTTTCTGGCATTACCCGTTTCTATTATTCCGCTGATAAAGTATCTCGGCTGGCTGGGCGGAGTAATATGGGGTATCCTGTTCGCCGTAACAATGTTCACGGCTGTAAAGGTCGAGAAAATGAAAAAGGCAAACAATATCCAGACCTACAAGGAAATAAAGGCTTTCATGGAGGGCAAGCCCCTTGACGAAATATCCGCAGAACGCAAAAGCAGCATAAGCAGTCCGCTTATAAAGGCTATATGCGGTGCAGCATTCGGATTTTTCACAGCTGCAATATGTGCATATCTGCTTTTCAGATAA